Proteins from one Faecalibacterium sp. I3-3-33 genomic window:
- a CDS encoding DUF3343 domain-containing protein, whose product MRAKKPYQVLTFYTTSAVMELEAFCKQNGIPGRLIPVPRELSAGCGIAWRMEPDAYRQHSGLLAECPVEIEQTKEVLL is encoded by the coding sequence ATGAGAGCAAAAAAGCCCTATCAGGTTTTGACATTCTACACTACTTCTGCGGTCATGGAACTGGAAGCCTTTTGCAAACAGAACGGGATTCCCGGCAGGCTGATCCCTGTTCCGCGGGAACTTTCTGCTGGCTGCGGGATCGCATGGCGGATGGAACCGGATGCGTATCGGCAGCATTCCGGCCTGCTTGCAGAGTGCCCTGTTGAAATCGAACAGACCAAAGAAGTTCTGCTATAA
- a CDS encoding NAD(P)H-hydrate epimerase, giving the protein MKHRIVTAAQMKEIERAGDVHGLPYLQMMENAGLAAYAELQKQFPHPGRLLVVCGKGNNGGDGFVIARAAAKDGWNVTVLLAEGEPKTADTILNFERLHSLPVHICTDGSVLETQRFDAAVDALYGTGFHGELRPSGLAACGLIRRQHKGGAFVLAIDLPSGINTDTGEVAEGAVRADLTVTFDSYKPLHMAETSAPLCGKIVCADIGIWDEWHPVF; this is encoded by the coding sequence ATGAAACACCGCATTGTGACGGCTGCGCAGATGAAGGAAATCGAACGGGCCGGAGATGTCCACGGTCTGCCCTACCTGCAAATGATGGAAAACGCCGGGCTGGCGGCTTACGCTGAACTGCAAAAGCAGTTTCCGCATCCCGGCAGGCTGCTGGTGGTCTGCGGAAAGGGCAACAACGGCGGCGATGGGTTCGTGATCGCCCGTGCCGCTGCAAAAGACGGCTGGAATGTGACCGTTCTTCTGGCCGAGGGCGAGCCGAAAACCGCTGACACCATCCTCAATTTTGAGCGTCTGCACTCCCTGCCGGTGCACATCTGCACCGACGGTTCCGTACTGGAAACGCAGCGCTTTGATGCTGCTGTGGACGCCCTCTACGGCACCGGGTTCCATGGTGAACTGCGGCCTTCCGGCCTTGCTGCCTGCGGACTAATACGCCGCCAGCACAAGGGCGGTGCCTTTGTGCTGGCCATAGACCTGCCAAGCGGCATCAATACGGATACCGGCGAAGTTGCTGAGGGTGCCGTCCGTGCCGACCTGACCGTAACCTTCGACAGCTATAAACCGCTGCATATGGCAGAAACTTCTGCGCCGCTGTGCGGAAAGATCGTCTGCGCCGACATTGGCATCTGGGATGAATGGCACCCGGTGTTTTAA
- the yedE gene encoding YedE family putative selenium transporter gives MKLFDKTWKLALSGVVIGLLVMLLAMSGNPANMAICVACFIRDAAGALKLHTAAPVQYFRPEIVGFVCGSFLISMATKEYRSTAGSAPMVRFLLGAVMMIGALVFLGCPLRMVLRMSAGDLNAYVALIGFAGGVATGSCFLKKGFSLGRAYEAKSLSGAVLPVLLAALLVIGVATGAYVASAEGPGSKHAPLLLALVVALVIGALAQKSRMCFAGSIRDVILMKNFDLLSIISALFAVMTIYNIATGNFHLSFSGQPIAHSQHLWNVLGMYVVGFAAVLAGGCPLRQLILAGQGSSDSAVTFLGMLLGAAFAHNFNLVGSAAKAATATDAAVPGGPAMPGKIAVIVCIVLLFVIAATNLRRKKAAK, from the coding sequence ATGAAATTATTCGACAAAACATGGAAGCTGGCCTTGTCCGGTGTGGTCATCGGACTTCTGGTCATGCTTCTGGCCATGTCTGGCAACCCGGCCAACATGGCAATCTGCGTGGCCTGTTTCATCCGCGACGCGGCAGGCGCGCTCAAACTGCACACCGCTGCACCCGTTCAGTATTTCCGCCCTGAGATCGTCGGCTTTGTCTGCGGCTCGTTCCTGATTTCCATGGCAACCAAAGAGTATCGCTCTACCGCCGGTTCTGCGCCGATGGTGCGTTTTCTGCTGGGTGCCGTTATGATGATCGGTGCACTGGTCTTTCTGGGCTGCCCGCTGCGCATGGTGCTACGGATGTCTGCCGGTGACCTGAATGCGTATGTGGCGCTCATCGGCTTTGCTGGCGGTGTCGCCACTGGCTCCTGCTTCTTGAAAAAAGGCTTTTCTCTGGGAAGAGCCTATGAAGCCAAGTCGCTCAGCGGTGCGGTGCTGCCGGTTCTGCTGGCTGCTCTGCTGGTGATTGGTGTGGCAACGGGTGCTTATGTGGCAAGCGCGGAAGGCCCCGGCAGCAAGCACGCTCCGCTGCTGCTGGCACTGGTGGTCGCATTGGTCATCGGTGCCCTCGCACAGAAAAGCCGTATGTGCTTTGCCGGAAGCATCCGCGATGTGATCCTAATGAAGAATTTCGACCTGCTCAGCATTATTTCCGCGCTGTTTGCGGTCATGACCATTTATAACATTGCCACCGGCAATTTCCATCTGAGCTTCTCCGGCCAGCCCATTGCACATTCGCAGCATCTGTGGAACGTCCTTGGCATGTACGTTGTCGGTTTTGCAGCGGTATTGGCCGGTGGCTGCCCGCTGCGTCAGCTGATCCTTGCAGGGCAGGGCTCCTCCGACAGCGCGGTAACATTCCTCGGTATGCTTCTGGGTGCCGCTTTTGCACACAATTTTAATCTGGTCGGCAGCGCCGCCAAAGCTGCCACAGCGACCGATGCCGCTGTTCCCGGCGGCCCGGCCATGCCCGGCAAGATTGCAGTCATTGTTTGCATTGTACTGTTGTTTGTGATTGCAGCAACCAACCTGCGCCGTAAAAAAGCGGCAAAATGA
- a CDS encoding sulfurtransferase TusA family protein: MAKFVEVDVRGLSCPEPVLLTMDAMEEHPGEMIRVLGDEAHTRKNIEKMLEYEHKDGQTTTRADGCFEITFQA; the protein is encoded by the coding sequence ATGGCTAAATTTGTTGAAGTGGACGTTCGCGGCCTTTCCTGCCCTGAACCGGTGTTGCTGACGATGGATGCGATGGAAGAGCATCCGGGCGAGATGATCCGCGTTCTCGGTGATGAAGCGCACACCCGCAAAAACATTGAAAAAATGCTGGAATATGAACACAAGGACGGTCAGACGACCACGCGGGCGGATGGCTGTTTTGAGATCACCTTTCAGGCATAA
- a CDS encoding Gfo/Idh/MocA family protein has protein sequence MKWGILATGTIAKKFASTVEQMGAEGEQLVAVGSRHLESAQAFAQQYGIPRCYDSYEALAADPEVEAIYVATPNTLHYENCKLCLEQGKHVLCEKPFTIRPEQAQELYRLAEEKYLFLMEAFWIWLLPLYDRLRQILTAGTIGELKQITCQYGFVASGARKDRKFDSGLGGGALLDIGIYNLGFLRILTGQDPEKVETKEVHINEYGTDDYSRLVLTYPGGCMAESVQTIGQELERNARIVGTKGSIFLPDFQHAETMTLEVEGKEPEVIRCPVDINGFEYEIREASRCVKLGRTGSDRYTPQDSLALTRLMYDTRMGWGMKFAGEV, from the coding sequence ATGAAGTGGGGAATTTTAGCGACCGGCACCATTGCCAAAAAGTTTGCATCTACGGTGGAACAGATGGGCGCAGAGGGGGAGCAGCTTGTTGCCGTGGGGTCACGGCATCTGGAAAGCGCACAGGCGTTTGCACAGCAGTACGGCATCCCCCGCTGCTATGACTCCTACGAAGCCCTTGCCGCCGACCCGGAGGTGGAGGCTATCTATGTTGCCACCCCCAACACCCTGCACTACGAAAACTGCAAGCTCTGTCTGGAGCAGGGCAAGCACGTTTTGTGCGAAAAGCCCTTTACCATCCGCCCGGAGCAGGCGCAGGAGCTGTACCGTCTGGCAGAGGAAAAGTACCTCTTTCTCATGGAGGCGTTCTGGATCTGGCTGCTGCCGCTGTACGACCGTCTGCGCCAGATCCTTACTGCTGGCACCATCGGGGAGCTGAAGCAGATCACCTGTCAGTACGGCTTTGTGGCCTCCGGTGCCCGGAAGGACCGCAAGTTTGATTCCGGTCTGGGCGGCGGTGCGCTGCTGGATATCGGCATCTACAATCTGGGCTTTCTGCGCATTCTCACCGGACAGGACCCGGAGAAGGTGGAGACCAAAGAGGTGCACATCAACGAGTACGGCACCGACGATTACAGCCGCCTTGTGCTGACCTACCCCGGCGGCTGCATGGCAGAGTCGGTCCAGACCATCGGGCAGGAACTGGAGCGCAATGCCCGTATCGTTGGCACCAAGGGCAGCATTTTCCTGCCGGATTTCCAGCACGCCGAGACCATGACGCTGGAAGTGGAGGGCAAAGAGCCGGAGGTCATCCGCTGTCCGGTGGACATCAACGGCTTTGAGTATGAGATCCGGGAAGCAAGCCGCTGCGTCAAACTGGGGCGCACCGGCAGCGACCGCTACACCCCGCAGGACAGCCTTGCCCTGACCCGCCTGATGTACGACACCCGCATGGGCTGGGGCATGAAGTTTGCGGGCGAGGTGTAA
- a CDS encoding desulfoferrodoxin family protein: MKNRIIGVIQWLYVETAQGGHIRYLHPGEAPRAAFELGDETPVAVYAYCNLHGLWTTKL; encoded by the coding sequence ATGAAAAATAGGATAATCGGTGTTATCCAGTGGCTCTATGTGGAAACGGCGCAGGGCGGCCACATCCGCTATCTCCATCCGGGCGAGGCACCCAGAGCGGCTTTTGAGCTGGGCGACGAGACACCGGTGGCGGTCTATGCCTACTGCAATCTGCATGGCCTGTGGACGACAAAACTCTGA
- a CDS encoding HFLK protein yields the protein MANGDYGYFGKGDTGYAQYMTAFNRNFGGSSGGGGGNHNNGGGGGGDGSGCGCLIAIAVVVVLVLIAMGS from the coding sequence ATGGCAAACGGCGATTACGGCTATTTCGGCAAAGGCGATACGGGCTATGCCCAGTACATGACGGCCTTCAACCGCAACTTCGGCGGCTCGTCCGGCGGTGGCGGTGGGAACCACAACAATGGCGGCGGTGGCGGGGGAGATGGCAGCGGCTGCGGCTGCCTCATTGCCATTGCGGTGGTGGTCGTGCTGGTGCTTATTGCCATGGGAAGCTGA
- a CDS encoding selenium metabolism-associated LysR family transcriptional regulator, giving the protein MDIRQLEAFVYTVKYQSFSLAAQKLYLSQPTVSSHINNLEKELHTQLLKRTTKSLSVTPAGQTLYNYAAEILNLQQKAILELSDKNQKLLHIGVSSVPSLYLLPELLSAYHQEMPDVRFRTSCSDSLDVIRKVTDGTCDIGLVGTKISDTPCRFLPVTSDELVIAAPATPHFQACLELKDPVSMLLKEPFLLREDTSGTKQETLYYLKNRGLSLDDLNVIAVMDDAASLIRCITLGMGVSILSRATVQNDAQLGKLLIIPLEQSAFLRKLYIVYSSTQFMSEQTVHFFAFMKQFYAIS; this is encoded by the coding sequence ATGGATATCCGCCAACTGGAAGCCTTTGTGTATACCGTAAAATACCAGAGTTTTTCCCTTGCGGCTCAAAAGCTTTATCTTTCGCAGCCGACCGTCAGTTCGCATATCAACAATCTGGAAAAAGAACTTCATACACAGCTTTTGAAGCGAACGACCAAGAGTTTGTCGGTTACGCCCGCAGGGCAGACCCTTTACAACTACGCAGCTGAGATCCTGAATCTCCAGCAGAAAGCGATCCTGGAACTTTCCGATAAAAATCAGAAGCTGCTGCACATCGGTGTTTCCTCCGTTCCGTCCCTCTATCTTCTGCCGGAACTGCTGTCGGCGTACCATCAGGAAATGCCGGATGTCCGCTTCCGTACCAGCTGCTCGGACAGTCTGGATGTCATTCGGAAAGTAACAGATGGAACCTGCGATATCGGGCTGGTCGGCACGAAAATTTCGGATACACCCTGCCGCTTTCTGCCGGTCACTTCGGATGAACTTGTGATTGCGGCCCCGGCTACACCGCATTTTCAGGCCTGTCTGGAATTGAAAGATCCGGTTTCCATGCTGCTGAAAGAACCGTTTCTCCTGCGGGAGGATACTTCGGGGACAAAACAGGAAACGCTCTATTATCTGAAAAACCGGGGGCTTTCGCTGGACGATCTGAATGTGATCGCTGTGATGGATGATGCCGCTTCGCTGATCCGCTGCATCACACTGGGGATGGGCGTCTCCATCCTTTCCCGCGCAACGGTTCAGAACGATGCACAGCTTGGAAAGCTGTTGATCATTCCTCTGGAACAGTCGGCTTTCTTGCGGAAACTCTATATCGTGTATTCTTCCACACAGTTTATGTCGGAACAGACGGTGCACTTTTTTGCGTTTATGAAACAGTTCTATGCCATTTCCTGA